One Vitis vinifera cultivar Pinot Noir 40024 chromosome 8, ASM3070453v1 genomic window carries:
- the LOC100252319 gene encoding rhodanese-like domain-containing protein 10 isoform X1: MAIQLKLPYTSTLKHRKQGKPPIFNISTPPTLQVHASSSSARQLIGSGAVRPILPKDAASALNSEGFILLDVRPAWEREKARVSGSMHVPLFVKDMDNSPITLLKKWVHFGYIGLWTGQNFTMINPDFVGQVEIAVPDKDAKLLVACGEGLRSMMAASKLHGGGYRNLGWLAGGFNRANDGDFPDVEGTEKLQYATIGGVSYYFLQLLILLQAVGERS; this comes from the exons ATGGCAATTCAACTGAAGCTCCCCTACACATCCACGTTGAAGCACAGGAAGCAAGGCAAGCCACCCATCTTCAACATTTCAACACCACCAACTCTGCAGGTCCATGCCTCCTCAAGCAGTGCCCGGCAACTGATAGGGTCCGGGGCAGTCCGGCCGATACTGCCAAAGGATGCAGCCTCTGCTTTGAACTCTGAAGGCTTCATACTCCTGGACGTCAGGCCAGCGTGGGAGAGGGAGAAGGCACGTGTCTCGGGGTCAATGCACGTGCCACTCTTTGTTAAGGACATGGACAACAGCCCCATCACTCTGCTGAAGAAGTGGGTGCATTTTGGGTACATTGGGCTGTGGACTGGCCAGAATTTCACCATGATCAATCCTGATTTTGTCGGGCAAGTGGAAATAGCTGTTCCTGATAAGGACGCTAAGCTCCTTGTTGCTTGTGGAGAAGGGCTGAG GTCCATGATGGCAGCTTCAAAGCTACATGGAGGAGGATACAGGAACTTGGGGTGGCTGGCAGGTGGATTTAATCGGGCCAATGATGGTGATTTTCCTGATGTCGAAGGGACTGAGAAGCTGCAGTATGCCACAATAGGGGGTGTGTCCTACTATTTCCTTCAATTGCTTATACTCCTGCAAGCTGTGGGTGAAAGAAGTTGA
- the LOC100252319 gene encoding rhodanese-like domain-containing protein 10 isoform X2, with protein MAIQLKLPYTSTLKHRKQGKPPIFNISTPPTLQVHASSSSARQLIGSGAVRPILPKDAASALNSEGFILLDVRPAWEREKARVSGSMHVPLFVKDMDNSPITLLKKWVHFGYIGLWTGQNFTMINPDFVGQVEIAVPDKDAKLLVACGEGLRSMMAASKLHGGGYRNLGWLAGGFNRANDGDFPDVEGTEKLQYATIGGRFVPSVAQMSEKALF; from the exons ATGGCAATTCAACTGAAGCTCCCCTACACATCCACGTTGAAGCACAGGAAGCAAGGCAAGCCACCCATCTTCAACATTTCAACACCACCAACTCTGCAGGTCCATGCCTCCTCAAGCAGTGCCCGGCAACTGATAGGGTCCGGGGCAGTCCGGCCGATACTGCCAAAGGATGCAGCCTCTGCTTTGAACTCTGAAGGCTTCATACTCCTGGACGTCAGGCCAGCGTGGGAGAGGGAGAAGGCACGTGTCTCGGGGTCAATGCACGTGCCACTCTTTGTTAAGGACATGGACAACAGCCCCATCACTCTGCTGAAGAAGTGGGTGCATTTTGGGTACATTGGGCTGTGGACTGGCCAGAATTTCACCATGATCAATCCTGATTTTGTCGGGCAAGTGGAAATAGCTGTTCCTGATAAGGACGCTAAGCTCCTTGTTGCTTGTGGAGAAGGGCTGAG GTCCATGATGGCAGCTTCAAAGCTACATGGAGGAGGATACAGGAACTTGGGGTGGCTGGCAGGTGGATTTAATCGGGCCAATGATGGTGATTTTCCTGATGTCGAAGGGACTGAGAAGCTGCAGTATGCCACAATAGGGG GTAGATTTGTGCCTTCAGTTGCTCAGATGTCCGAGAAGGCACTTTTCTAG